In Vibrio japonicus, the following are encoded in one genomic region:
- a CDS encoding flavodoxin: MTELTPNICKAKNQWLAQQVDVEYPTKESIEGRKIYLESVESAECFKIDPTQLPSGSYADDEIFLVDFHRLTVMFALLQSQRWQSKSEQELIVEFLTQIIYSEPCQLYIGFKNGEPSAAAMVTETGGELLISDIIVAANNSESEKRQFAASVIAKLPSDTDQFEAVYLEI; the protein is encoded by the coding sequence ATGACAGAATTAACTCCAAATATCTGTAAAGCTAAGAATCAGTGGTTAGCGCAGCAGGTCGATGTAGAATACCCAACGAAAGAGAGTATCGAGGGTCGTAAGATCTATCTTGAGAGTGTGGAAAGCGCCGAATGCTTTAAGATTGATCCCACTCAGCTGCCAAGCGGAAGCTACGCTGATGACGAAATATTCTTAGTGGATTTTCATCGCTTAACGGTCATGTTTGCACTGCTTCAATCTCAGCGTTGGCAATCTAAAAGTGAACAAGAGCTTATTGTTGAGTTCCTCACTCAAATCATCTATTCAGAACCTTGTCAGCTTTATATTGGCTTCAAAAATGGTGAGCCTTCAGCTGCGGCGATGGTGACTGAAACGGGCGGCGAACTTTTAATTTCGGACATCATCGTAGCTGCAAATAATAGCGAAAGTGAAAAACGCCAGTTTGCTGCGTCTGTTATAGCAAAACTTCCGTCAGACACAGACCAGTTTGAAGCTGTATATCTAGAGATATAG
- a CDS encoding HAD-IA family hydrolase: MSNTQIKCVIFDCDGTIVDSEKLCCEALRQVFNKFGADLSVNDVAEHYEGGKLADILLRTQERLDLNISIDSLEPLYRESLDRLFEKELKPMDGIFDVLSRLKDQGVEYCVVSNSPIDKVKRTLELTGLLPYFEGKIFSAFDANSWKPEPDLILYSAMNMGFRVEECIYVDDTPKGLEAGVRAGIKTIHLLGLNEKTHSLDVQKIHSLHELELCI, encoded by the coding sequence ATGTCAAATACGCAAATCAAGTGTGTGATTTTTGATTGTGACGGGACGATCGTGGACAGTGAGAAATTGTGCTGTGAAGCGCTTCGCCAAGTCTTTAACAAGTTCGGTGCCGACCTGTCAGTTAACGATGTGGCAGAACACTATGAAGGCGGAAAGCTTGCCGATATTTTGTTACGTACCCAAGAGCGTTTGGATTTGAATATCTCTATCGATTCATTAGAGCCACTCTATCGAGAGTCTTTAGATCGTTTGTTCGAGAAAGAGCTTAAACCGATGGACGGTATTTTTGATGTGTTATCACGGCTGAAAGATCAAGGCGTAGAGTACTGTGTTGTATCAAATAGCCCTATAGATAAAGTGAAGCGCACGCTCGAACTGACGGGGTTATTGCCTTATTTTGAAGGGAAGATATTTTCAGCATTCGATGCCAATAGCTGGAAACCGGAGCCAGACCTAATTCTTTATAGTGCAATGAATATGGGTTTTCGAGTAGAAGAGTGTATCTATGTGGATGACACTCCAAAAGGCTTAGAGGCTGGCGTTAGAGCTGGGATTAAAACAATACACCTTCTCGGGTTGAACGAAAAAACGCATTCGTTGGACGTTCAAAAAATTCACTCATTACACGAGTTAGAATTGTGTATTTGA
- a CDS encoding aminotransferase-like domain-containing protein produces MGTDFVKINGLGKYQQVETLLKSAINNGVYETDDKLPSIRELSSELDVSKNTVIRAFQELEAQGVIYSVPKSGYRVCPSSVTLSPKVEPLRVDLLSVCKEFLAYPEHKELLPTGSAHPNIDAPAIKSLYAEIGRHSRRQTHTSSHYQLPPGNSLLIKQLAKITRDLGTPAPPNELLITHGAQQAISLALRATTNPGDIVAVESPCYFGNLLLLESLGLEVVEIPSCHRDGIDPQALKKAIDQWDIKVIIVTPNFANPTGAMMPLERRKELLAISDNIPIIEDDVFGALSYSASIPSLRSLDKKQRVIYVSSLSKTLDSRLRIGWMLAGRYTEQIEKYLLCDSMGGLNLMQSAVAAFFTSGKYKMHLARMRRIYQSNAKRFISLFKQSLDEYPHLKHHYHVSCIQGSFLLWVRLPEGTNCDALYNACKTQKISILPGSVFGTQNQFKHCFRICVANLTSDTDWQPAVRKLTKIVSEHTQVKKLNNKFQ; encoded by the coding sequence ATGGGTACAGATTTTGTAAAGATAAATGGTCTAGGTAAATACCAACAAGTTGAAACGCTGCTAAAAAGCGCGATCAATAACGGCGTTTATGAGACAGACGATAAATTGCCCTCTATACGCGAGCTAAGCTCAGAGCTTGATGTCAGTAAAAATACGGTGATTCGAGCGTTCCAAGAGTTAGAAGCGCAAGGCGTTATTTATTCTGTACCCAAATCTGGATATCGGGTTTGCCCATCTTCCGTGACCCTGTCACCCAAGGTGGAACCACTGCGTGTTGACCTACTTTCAGTTTGCAAAGAGTTTCTTGCATACCCTGAACATAAAGAGCTTTTACCGACAGGCTCTGCTCACCCCAATATTGATGCGCCTGCAATAAAAAGCCTTTATGCGGAAATCGGAAGACACAGCCGTAGACAGACCCATACATCTAGCCACTATCAACTGCCCCCGGGTAATTCACTGCTGATAAAGCAACTTGCCAAGATCACTCGTGATTTGGGCACACCAGCCCCACCAAATGAGTTATTGATCACACACGGTGCACAACAAGCCATTAGCTTAGCATTGCGAGCGACGACAAACCCAGGCGATATCGTTGCCGTGGAATCCCCTTGTTACTTTGGCAACCTTCTGCTTCTTGAGTCATTAGGTTTGGAGGTTGTAGAAATTCCAAGTTGTCATCGTGATGGCATTGACCCCCAAGCTCTAAAAAAAGCAATAGACCAGTGGGATATCAAAGTGATTATTGTCACCCCTAACTTTGCCAATCCGACAGGCGCAATGATGCCCCTAGAGCGCCGAAAGGAGTTGTTAGCCATTTCAGACAATATCCCCATCATTGAAGACGACGTCTTTGGTGCATTGAGCTACTCTGCTTCCATTCCAAGCCTTAGATCTTTAGATAAAAAACAGCGTGTCATCTACGTAAGCTCGCTATCTAAAACGTTGGACTCTCGATTACGAATAGGTTGGATGCTTGCTGGTCGTTATACCGAACAGATAGAAAAGTATTTGCTTTGCGATAGCATGGGCGGGCTTAATCTGATGCAATCTGCAGTGGCCGCTTTCTTCACTTCAGGTAAATACAAAATGCACTTAGCGCGGATGAGGCGGATTTATCAAAGCAACGCCAAACGGTTCATCTCGTTATTCAAACAATCTTTGGATGAGTACCCGCATTTGAAACATCATTACCATGTTAGCTGCATACAAGGGTCATTTTTACTGTGGGTTCGACTACCAGAAGGTACAAACTGCGACGCACTATACAATGCGTGCAAAACACAAAAAATCAGTATTCTGCCTGGCTCCGTATTTGGAACACAGAACCAGTTCAAACACTGCTTTAGGATTTGTGTGGCAAATTTAACCAGTGACACTGACTGGCAACCTGCGGTAAGAAAACTGACAAAAATCGTATCTGAACACACTCAGGTAAAGAAATTGAACAATAAATTTCAATAG
- a CDS encoding DMT family transporter yields MLVRAIPFIFVILWASGFVGARFGLQYAEPATLLSIRMLGNVILFLILIAFLRRRVPTGIDFFHCCVVGVFIHGFYLGGTYIAIDLGMPAGLSSLLVGIQPILTAVLLVSFTRESFQPIQWIGLILGFIGISLVLGGKMEWQSETDKALAIGVCLCALIGITLGTLYQKKFCHNADMIGSAMVQYLAAGALFLPYAMQFETMEVQWTTEFILTLIWLVVVLSCIAILLLLFMVKNGAASSVASVFYLVPPTTAIQAWLAFGESFDVMGIVGFGFAAVAVYLVVKKPRLFPTRTISVCPNEIK; encoded by the coding sequence ATGCTAGTCAGAGCCATTCCTTTTATTTTTGTTATTTTGTGGGCGTCCGGGTTTGTTGGCGCACGGTTTGGTCTTCAATATGCCGAGCCAGCGACGCTGCTTTCGATACGTATGCTGGGTAATGTCATTCTATTTTTGATATTGATCGCCTTCTTGCGTCGACGCGTCCCCACTGGTATTGATTTTTTCCATTGCTGTGTCGTTGGGGTATTCATACACGGCTTCTATCTTGGTGGTACATACATTGCGATCGATTTAGGAATGCCAGCGGGTTTAAGCTCTCTTTTAGTGGGAATTCAGCCTATTCTGACGGCGGTGTTACTGGTGTCATTTACGCGCGAGTCGTTTCAACCCATTCAGTGGATAGGGCTTATTCTCGGTTTTATCGGTATATCTTTGGTGCTTGGCGGAAAAATGGAGTGGCAATCTGAAACGGACAAAGCTCTGGCGATAGGTGTGTGTTTATGTGCATTGATTGGGATTACATTAGGAACGCTTTACCAGAAGAAATTTTGTCATAACGCAGATATGATCGGCAGTGCAATGGTTCAATATCTCGCAGCCGGTGCTCTATTTCTGCCTTATGCCATGCAATTCGAAACAATGGAAGTACAGTGGACAACCGAGTTTATATTGACTCTCATCTGGCTTGTTGTTGTGCTCTCGTGTATTGCTATTTTGTTGCTTCTTTTCATGGTGAAAAATGGCGCGGCATCCAGTGTTGCTTCTGTATTCTATCTGGTTCCACCAACAACGGCGATTCAGGCATGGTTGGCTTTTGGAGAATCATTTGATGTGATGGGGATTGTTGGGTTTGGTTTCGCAGCAGTGGCGGTTTATCTGGTGGTTAAAAAGCCAAGGCTATTTCCGACTAGAACCATTTCGGTATGCCCAAACGAGATAAAGTAA
- a CDS encoding methylglyoxal synthase, which produces METTIRTIPAHKHIALVAHDNCKPELLRWVTENKEKLQSHFLYATGTTGSILSKETGLAIKTLISGPMGGDQQLGALISEGKIDVLVFFWDPLNAVPHDPDVKALLRIASVWNIPVATNRASAKFLFESNLMEREVDIEVPDYQAYLAKRT; this is translated from the coding sequence ATGGAAACAACAATCCGTACTATCCCTGCACACAAACACATTGCACTCGTTGCACACGATAACTGTAAGCCTGAACTACTCCGTTGGGTAACAGAAAACAAAGAGAAGCTTCAAAGCCATTTCCTTTATGCAACGGGCACAACGGGATCGATCTTAAGCAAAGAAACAGGCCTAGCCATCAAAACTTTGATTAGCGGCCCAATGGGTGGAGACCAACAATTGGGCGCGCTCATTTCTGAAGGTAAAATTGATGTATTGGTGTTCTTCTGGGACCCGCTTAACGCCGTTCCGCACGATCCTGATGTCAAAGCGCTTCTTCGTATTGCTAGCGTTTGGAACATTCCAGTTGCAACAAACCGCGCGTCAGCGAAATTTTTGTTCGAATCTAACCTGATGGAACGCGAAGTCGATATCGAAGTGCCCGATTACCAAGCCTACTTGGCGAAGCGCACTTAA
- the torT gene encoding TMAO reductase system periplasmic protein TorT, giving the protein MSLSAVLKKLSTVTVMLPFFAIGTQALASEPLRLCAIYPHLKDSYWLSVNYGMVDEARKQQVNLRVLEAGGYTNIAKQKEQLSLCARWKADAIILGTVAPGLYGNSLKQYTDSIPVFATVNELVLDEQNQSLLKGKVGVDWYWMGHYAGEYLKQKHPKGSGIANIAFLPGPKSSGGTNPVLRGFYTAIEESDIRIVETLWADNDKELQRNLVQKAIENDKVHYIVGSAVAIEAAISELRTAGKSNQIGLVSTYLSHGVYRGLLRGRVEFAPTDQMVKQGRLSVQQAVNYLKGEPYDRISAPNIEPLTPQKLDNQVIRDSLSPSKYRPTFYVYRENN; this is encoded by the coding sequence ATGTCTTTAAGCGCTGTTTTAAAAAAACTCTCGACGGTTACAGTAATGCTACCGTTTTTCGCTATTGGAACTCAGGCTTTGGCCTCTGAACCTCTACGTCTTTGTGCTATTTATCCCCATCTTAAAGATTCTTATTGGCTTTCAGTTAACTATGGCATGGTAGACGAAGCGAGAAAACAACAAGTCAATTTGCGCGTACTAGAAGCTGGTGGATATACAAATATCGCCAAGCAGAAAGAACAACTATCGCTATGTGCCCGATGGAAAGCCGATGCGATTATCCTTGGTACTGTCGCCCCCGGTCTGTATGGCAACTCCTTAAAGCAGTACACCGACTCAATCCCGGTATTTGCGACCGTGAATGAGCTTGTACTCGACGAGCAAAATCAAAGTTTATTAAAGGGGAAAGTTGGCGTTGATTGGTACTGGATGGGACATTATGCTGGCGAATATTTGAAACAGAAGCACCCCAAAGGTTCTGGCATCGCGAACATCGCCTTTTTACCGGGACCTAAATCAAGCGGAGGCACTAATCCGGTACTCAGAGGATTTTATACTGCGATAGAAGAGAGTGATATACGCATCGTTGAGACATTATGGGCAGATAACGACAAAGAGCTTCAGAGAAACCTTGTTCAAAAAGCGATCGAAAATGATAAAGTTCATTATATCGTAGGCAGCGCTGTCGCCATTGAAGCCGCTATCAGCGAATTGCGCACAGCGGGTAAATCCAATCAGATTGGGCTCGTCTCAACCTATTTAAGTCATGGTGTGTACCGCGGTTTACTGAGAGGACGCGTCGAGTTTGCTCCCACAGACCAAATGGTTAAACAAGGACGGCTCTCTGTTCAACAAGCAGTGAATTACCTAAAAGGTGAGCCATATGATCGAATTTCGGCACCCAACATCGAGCCACTGACACCGCAAAAGCTAGATAATCAGGTGATAAGGGATTCCTTGTCACCTTCTAAATATCGACCAACATTTTACGTTTATAGAGAAAACAATTAG
- the torS gene encoding TMAO reductase system sensor histidine kinase/response regulator TorS, whose translation MLLAKASIGRKLLLAFMAMALLVLTSALIGVFGFSSVAKTERNVVNSAIPSMLEARQVSELSSRIISSVQALSNAKTELQRQESGKVLFSQLESLLVSIKQLGSDSFDTKVLTKLESDVQVVIDTLAQLGLVVEKRLLLVENLSQRTSEMRSYASELEQLTRTQVANTSTIAVANVTHIYDLLENRNIDETYQALDALVEVDLDLAERLHELHLLAFKMLNHIEEVRTISDATRIRTIQQEFNNNLEIMKRRVKAVEDPTRSVQMTQLLLKLEKGAEVFDVSLERDRNELSAKQLMEDTLSQFAELNTTVSRLVDESNVATTRAVEELKTTLEYAQWTLTIITLLGLFIVVFIVWKVVYVSVVKRLAEYSSALLSIAQGQLKVDVTVQGNDELAHMGQSIITARNTAQALKVVAESEVKAKRELEQHKEHLEELVTKRTHQLQQANERLNKEVVNHAVARKEAEQANRAKSAFLATMSHEIRTPMNGVLGTARLLKDEGLNAKQSFYVDVINRSGKTLLAILNDVLDYSKIEAGHLEVRPVNFSLHAMVEDVKQLMDGKATEKSLQLSATIESDLAHFWYGDVTRISQVLNNLVGNAIKFTDKGFVDIYVAVDPERDGRILFEVSDSGIGISEQEQQSLFDAFTQASGGFNSKGGTGLGLAISKKLVEAMGGELEVESSLGEGSRFWFSIPLELGEQVDESDTVTVSRGNLRAKILLVEDNPVNSMVAEGFLHSMGHEVVIAENGETAKALFNSGEYDIALLDINLPDIDGVSLLAELRVMEFDQKRSHITPMVAVSAHVFNEEVEAYLQAGFDGYLPKPLDKDELSVLIQHCLDRHTLLLPQTDVTQASKSDDSNLIDPSIIEADTEVLGKERMLKILELFEAGSTEILNQLKAAAQNKDEHEVKQLAHKLKGSAGSLGLLALFELCKRIETDKNSLTCYLETEEQLGELVYKSTQALKSLLHT comes from the coding sequence ATGTTATTAGCGAAAGCCAGTATTGGGCGCAAGCTTCTGCTCGCATTTATGGCGATGGCTCTGTTGGTTCTGACATCAGCACTGATTGGTGTATTTGGTTTTAGTTCCGTCGCGAAAACTGAGAGAAACGTGGTCAATTCCGCTATTCCATCCATGCTAGAAGCTCGGCAGGTATCAGAGCTAAGCTCGCGTATTATTTCTTCCGTTCAAGCTCTGTCCAACGCGAAAACAGAACTGCAGCGCCAAGAATCCGGGAAGGTATTGTTTTCTCAGTTAGAGTCGCTATTAGTAAGCATAAAGCAATTAGGCTCGGACTCTTTTGATACCAAGGTATTAACTAAGTTGGAGTCTGATGTGCAGGTGGTGATTGATACCTTAGCTCAGCTTGGTTTAGTTGTCGAAAAGCGTCTTTTGTTGGTAGAAAATTTGTCCCAGCGGACGTCAGAAATGCGCAGTTACGCGTCCGAGCTTGAGCAGCTCACCCGAACACAAGTGGCAAATACATCAACAATCGCAGTGGCTAACGTAACGCACATTTACGATCTTCTTGAAAATCGAAATATTGATGAGACCTATCAAGCCTTAGATGCACTGGTAGAGGTGGATCTCGATTTGGCTGAAAGGCTTCACGAACTTCACCTATTGGCGTTCAAAATGCTCAATCATATTGAAGAAGTTCGTACTATATCGGATGCCACGCGAATTCGAACCATTCAGCAGGAGTTCAACAATAATTTAGAGATCATGAAACGACGAGTGAAAGCGGTTGAAGACCCAACCCGTTCGGTACAAATGACCCAACTCTTACTCAAGCTTGAAAAGGGCGCGGAAGTGTTTGATGTATCGCTAGAACGCGATCGTAATGAACTGTCTGCGAAGCAACTTATGGAAGACACGCTAAGCCAGTTTGCAGAGCTTAACACCACGGTAAGCCGATTAGTGGATGAGTCAAATGTAGCCACAACGCGTGCTGTCGAAGAGTTAAAAACAACCTTGGAATACGCGCAATGGACGTTAACCATTATCACACTATTAGGTTTGTTCATCGTTGTGTTTATTGTTTGGAAAGTGGTGTACGTGTCGGTGGTAAAACGCTTAGCAGAATATTCTTCGGCGCTTTTATCTATCGCTCAAGGTCAACTGAAGGTGGATGTGACGGTACAAGGTAATGATGAGCTCGCTCATATGGGGCAATCTATCATAACTGCGCGTAATACTGCTCAAGCATTAAAAGTCGTGGCAGAGAGTGAAGTCAAAGCCAAGCGTGAGTTAGAGCAGCACAAAGAACATCTAGAAGAGCTCGTCACAAAAAGAACACATCAGTTGCAACAAGCGAACGAACGTTTGAACAAAGAGGTGGTTAATCACGCTGTCGCACGAAAAGAAGCGGAACAAGCCAACCGTGCTAAGTCGGCTTTCCTTGCGACCATGAGCCACGAAATTCGCACACCGATGAATGGAGTGCTTGGAACTGCGCGATTACTAAAAGATGAAGGTTTGAATGCCAAGCAGAGTTTCTATGTTGATGTCATTAACCGCAGTGGTAAAACCTTGCTAGCCATTTTGAACGACGTCTTAGATTATTCAAAAATAGAAGCAGGCCATTTGGAAGTGAGGCCAGTTAATTTCAGTTTGCATGCAATGGTTGAAGACGTTAAGCAGTTAATGGACGGAAAAGCGACAGAGAAGAGCTTGCAGCTTAGTGCCACAATTGAAAGTGATTTAGCGCACTTTTGGTATGGTGATGTCACGCGAATCAGCCAAGTGCTCAATAACTTGGTCGGAAATGCAATCAAGTTTACGGACAAGGGGTTCGTAGATATCTATGTGGCAGTTGATCCAGAACGTGACGGTCGTATTTTGTTTGAAGTTTCTGATTCAGGGATTGGGATTTCAGAACAAGAACAGCAATCATTGTTTGACGCTTTTACTCAAGCATCGGGTGGCTTTAATTCCAAGGGTGGAACTGGGCTTGGGTTAGCAATCAGTAAAAAGCTGGTTGAAGCTATGGGGGGAGAACTAGAGGTTGAATCCAGTCTGGGTGAGGGCAGCCGCTTTTGGTTTTCTATCCCTCTTGAGTTAGGTGAACAAGTTGATGAAAGTGACACTGTCACGGTTTCTAGGGGCAATCTCAGGGCAAAGATCCTACTGGTTGAAGATAATCCTGTAAACAGTATGGTGGCAGAGGGCTTCTTACACAGTATGGGGCATGAAGTGGTGATTGCAGAAAATGGCGAGACAGCCAAGGCGTTGTTCAATAGCGGAGAGTACGATATCGCTCTGCTAGATATCAACTTGCCTGATATTGATGGAGTTTCACTACTTGCTGAGTTGAGAGTGATGGAATTCGATCAAAAACGCAGCCACATCACACCGATGGTTGCTGTTTCTGCCCATGTGTTCAACGAAGAAGTGGAAGCGTATCTTCAAGCAGGATTTGACGGCTATCTTCCTAAGCCTCTGGATAAAGATGAGTTATCCGTTTTAATTCAACATTGTTTAGATAGGCATACTTTATTATTGCCTCAAACGGATGTCACACAGGCATCGAAATCCGATGATTCTAACCTCATCGACCCGAGTATTATTGAAGCGGATACTGAGGTGCTTGGTAAGGAAAGGATGTTAAAAATTTTGGAGTTGTTTGAAGCAGGTTCCACTGAGATCTTGAATCAACTTAAAGCAGCCGCACAAAACAAAGACGAACACGAAGTAAAGCAACTCGCTCACAAGCTGAAAGGCTCTGCGGGGAGTCTTGGTTTGTTGGCTTTATTTGAGCTTTGTAAGCGCATAGAAACGGACAAAAACTCCTTAACTTGTTACCTTGAAACAGAAGAGCAACTTGGCGAGCTCGTCTATAAATCAACACAAGCTCTAAAATCACTGCTTCATACCTAA